From the Roseateles sp. XES5 genome, one window contains:
- a CDS encoding aspartate aminotransferase family protein yields MDEIAAGRPAEETLDPNDWSDVEALAHKIVDDGVSYLRDVRDRPVWREMPADVKAFFRSSLPRSPAPLAEVYREVAENVMPYPMGNVHPRFWAWYMGASNFAGALGDFLAAVQGSNVGGGNHAATMVDQQVVNWCKEMVGFPASASGTLVAGGSMANIIGLNVARNVKAGIDVREHGVAAMEKPLRFYGSDQIHSCHRKGMEALGLGNRTLRRIPTDTALRIDLTALRAAIAEDRAAGFQPACVIGTAGTVNTGAIDDLQALASLAEDENLWFHVDGCIGALIAIAPSNAYRVAGIERADSVALDPHKWLHSPIEAGCTLIRDAAAHRNTFAVTPEYLEMTPRGLASANWLSDYSLQTSRGFRALKVWMALKEHGIEKFGRLIDQNIEQAHYLSALVEAEPLLELVAPTNISIVCFRYRADGMSAGDLKALNTEIMLRLQEEGTAVLSDTTVNGAHCLRVAIDNHRTRRSDLDLLIQETIRLGDKIVKESKAS; encoded by the coding sequence ATGGATGAGATTGCAGCAGGACGGCCGGCTGAAGAAACGCTTGACCCGAACGACTGGTCGGATGTTGAGGCGCTGGCGCACAAAATCGTCGACGATGGGGTAAGCTATCTGCGTGACGTCCGCGACCGTCCGGTTTGGCGGGAAATGCCTGCGGACGTAAAGGCATTTTTCAGATCCTCGTTGCCGCGGTCGCCGGCGCCGCTGGCCGAAGTCTATCGCGAAGTGGCGGAGAACGTGATGCCCTATCCCATGGGTAACGTGCATCCACGCTTCTGGGCCTGGTACATGGGGGCCAGCAATTTTGCCGGGGCGCTGGGAGATTTTTTGGCAGCCGTCCAGGGCTCGAATGTTGGTGGCGGAAACCATGCCGCCACAATGGTGGACCAACAGGTAGTGAACTGGTGCAAGGAGATGGTCGGCTTCCCCGCGTCCGCCAGCGGCACCCTGGTGGCCGGCGGCTCGATGGCCAATATCATCGGCCTGAACGTGGCGCGGAATGTGAAGGCGGGCATCGACGTGCGCGAGCACGGTGTGGCCGCCATGGAAAAACCCTTGCGTTTCTACGGCTCTGATCAAATTCACAGTTGCCACCGCAAGGGAATGGAAGCGTTGGGGTTGGGAAATCGGACCCTACGACGCATTCCGACAGATACCGCATTGCGCATCGATCTCACGGCCTTGCGGGCGGCGATTGCGGAGGACCGTGCAGCGGGGTTCCAGCCTGCCTGCGTGATCGGAACGGCCGGGACAGTCAATACTGGTGCTATCGACGATCTGCAGGCTCTCGCGAGCTTGGCGGAAGATGAGAATCTCTGGTTTCATGTCGATGGCTGCATAGGCGCTTTGATCGCCATCGCCCCGTCGAACGCCTATCGCGTGGCCGGCATCGAACGCGCCGATTCCGTTGCACTCGATCCACACAAATGGCTCCACTCGCCAATTGAGGCCGGTTGCACCCTCATTCGGGATGCCGCAGCGCATCGCAATACATTTGCCGTGACGCCTGAGTATCTGGAGATGACACCCCGCGGTCTTGCATCGGCCAATTGGCTCTCAGATTACAGCCTGCAGACCTCGCGCGGGTTCCGGGCGCTCAAGGTCTGGATGGCCCTCAAGGAGCATGGAATCGAGAAGTTTGGCCGCCTGATCGACCAGAACATAGAGCAGGCTCACTATCTCAGCGCACTGGTCGAGGCCGAACCTCTTTTGGAGCTGGTCGCGCCGACAAACATCAGTATCGTCTGCTTTCGCTATCGCGCGGATGGGATGAGCGCCGGGGATCTGAAGGCACTTAACACCGAGATCATGCTGAGATTACAGGAAGAAGGCACCGCAGTACTCTCGGACACGACAGTCAATGGTGCGCATTGCCTGCGGGTCGCGATAGACAATCACAGAACGCGGCGCAGCGACCTGGATTTGCTGATCCAGGAAACAATCCGCCTTGGGGACAAGATTGTGAAAGAAAGCAAGGCTAGCTGA
- a CDS encoding Arm DNA-binding domain-containing protein, translating into MAKLTKRVVDGLEPKEKDFFQWDDELPGFGVRVWPTGRKTYVAQYRSGGQTRRFKIGVHGPLTVEETRKEANQSSVTLRVATIRSRIERPAASL; encoded by the coding sequence ATGGCGAAGCTGACAAAACGAGTGGTCGATGGTCTCGAGCCGAAGGAAAAGGACTTCTTCCAGTGGGACGATGAGCTGCCGGGCTTCGGTGTGCGTGTCTGGCCCACCGGCCGCAAAACCTATGTTGCGCAATACCGATCCGGCGGTCAAACCCGGCGCTTCAAGATCGGTGTCCACGGCCCTCTCACAGTCGAAGAAACCCGCAAGGAGGCCAATCAGTCCTCGGTGACGTTGCGCGTGGCGACGATCCGCAGCAGGATCGAGCGACCCGCCGCAAGTCTTTGA
- a CDS encoding site-specific integrase — protein sequence MTIEQLVDDYFAAADKGLILGKRNKPKKANTVYVDRGRAKRHIVPLVGKRIVKDFTAADGTKMMRDITAGKTATVEKTDKLRGKAKVTGGAGTASQALTLLSGMFTFAVSEGVIPHNPLRGIKKPAVGVRTRRLSPDEYRALGKVLEDAGDELWQGVAGTKLFLLTGFRLSEIAGLMWSEIDEDGSCIRLDDSKEDASIRPFGHSAIRPVGRPVFDVLASLPREKGARYVLPGPRSEDGFYTSLDEAIGRLTKRAGLEGVTSHTLRHSYASVAGDLGFTEITIAALLGHSAGNVIQRYIHHLDSVLIAAANKVCGEVHRMMTGRTAKVVRMPKRA from the coding sequence TTGACCATCGAGCAGCTTGTCGACGACTATTTCGCCGCTGCTGATAAAGGCTTGATCCTGGGGAAGAGGAACAAGCCGAAGAAGGCGAACACGGTCTATGTGGATCGTGGGAGGGCAAAGCGGCATATCGTGCCACTCGTCGGTAAGAGGATCGTCAAGGACTTCACCGCAGCCGACGGCACGAAGATGATGCGGGACATTACCGCCGGCAAGACGGCCACTGTGGAGAAGACTGACAAACTCCGCGGCAAGGCAAAGGTGACCGGCGGCGCCGGAACTGCTTCTCAAGCCCTGACCCTGCTTAGCGGCATGTTCACCTTTGCCGTCTCCGAAGGGGTCATTCCCCACAATCCTCTCCGGGGCATCAAGAAACCAGCTGTGGGCGTTCGCACGCGCCGCTTGTCGCCGGATGAGTATAGAGCGCTAGGAAAGGTGCTGGAGGACGCTGGCGACGAGCTTTGGCAGGGCGTCGCGGGCACTAAGCTCTTTCTCCTCACTGGTTTCCGGTTGAGCGAGATTGCTGGGCTCATGTGGTCGGAAATCGATGAGGACGGAAGCTGCATCCGGCTTGACGATTCGAAAGAAGATGCTTCCATTCGGCCATTCGGCCATTCGGCCATTCGGCCAGTCGGGCGTCCCGTCTTCGATGTGCTAGCATCGTTGCCGCGGGAGAAGGGCGCCCGTTATGTCCTGCCAGGACCGAGGAGCGAAGACGGTTTCTACACCTCCCTCGACGAGGCGATCGGTAGGCTCACGAAGAGGGCAGGGCTGGAGGGCGTCACCTCGCACACCCTCAGGCATTCCTACGCTAGTGTGGCCGGCGACCTCGGCTTTACCGAGATCACCATAGCCGCTCTCTTGGGTCACTCGGCCGGGAACGTCATCCAGCGCTACATCCACCACCTTGATAGCGTGCTGATTGCAGCCGCGAACAAGGTCTGCGGCGAGGTGCATCGCATGATGACGGGGCGGACGGCGAAGGTCGTCAGAATGCCGAAGCGAGCTTAG
- a CDS encoding Arc family DNA-binding protein, which yields MGKKARVRDYDQFIVRLPPGMRDRIKTQAERLGLSMNEAIVHCLEEYFPRPASFEDRVEHLADLVAALKHGSDLEERIDEIASEIDSTLHDIFADKLIVTAGFAEKVAERIEAWEHQKEEERKRFGLYGHHEGDQSNGVEEPPLDGDPFPNPSDGR from the coding sequence ATGGGGAAGAAGGCGCGGGTACGCGACTACGATCAATTCATAGTGCGGCTGCCACCCGGAATGCGCGACCGCATCAAGACGCAGGCAGAACGCTTAGGGCTTTCGATGAACGAGGCGATTGTTCATTGCCTTGAAGAATATTTCCCTCGGCCAGCATCATTTGAAGATCGGGTCGAGCATCTTGCGGACCTGGTAGCTGCTCTGAAGCATGGAAGCGACCTTGAAGAGCGGATCGACGAGATAGCGTCCGAGATTGACAGCACCCTTCACGACATCTTCGCCGACAAGCTGATCGTGACAGCGGGCTTCGCTGAGAAAGTCGCCGAACGAATCGAAGCTTGGGAGCATCAAAAAGAAGAGGAAAGAAAGCGCTTTGGCCTCTACGGCCACCACGAAGGCGACCAGTCCAATGGGGTCGAGGAACCACCGTTGGACGGCGACCCCTTCCCCAATCCTTCTGACGGACGCTAA
- a CDS encoding IS481 family transposase, producing MNIHKNARLTPLRRREMARAVVEGRLSKAHAARTYGVTIKVVGRWVERFRCDGFAGMADHSSRPKRSPKQTASMIADEIVMLRRQRLTGKHIARQSGVSAATVSRVLKRAGLSRWKDIEPAEPVRRYERDTPGEMIHIDIKKLGRFERTGHRITGNRTGQSKSRGIGWEFVHVSIDDAARVAFSQILPDERQESAVAFLEATIAYYKSLGITVERVMTDNGSCYKSKALAMACRTLGLRHIRTKPYRPQTNGKAERFIQSALREWAYAVAYPTSHHRAAELPVWLHRYNWHRPHGSLDSKTPISRIGMTDDNLLRLHS from the coding sequence ATGAACATCCACAAGAATGCCCGTTTGACGCCGCTGCGTCGAAGGGAGATGGCTCGCGCGGTTGTTGAGGGCCGTCTTTCCAAGGCCCATGCAGCGCGCACCTACGGCGTGACGATCAAGGTTGTGGGGCGCTGGGTCGAGCGCTTCCGGTGCGACGGCTTCGCCGGCATGGCGGATCACTCGTCCCGACCGAAGAGGAGCCCGAAACAGACCGCGTCGATGATTGCCGACGAAATCGTCATGCTGCGCCGCCAGCGACTGACGGGCAAACACATTGCCAGGCAGAGCGGGGTGTCGGCGGCCACCGTCAGCCGGGTGCTCAAGCGTGCCGGTCTATCGCGATGGAAGGATATCGAGCCGGCCGAACCGGTGCGTCGCTACGAGCGAGACACGCCCGGCGAGATGATCCACATCGACATCAAGAAACTCGGGCGCTTCGAGCGTACCGGTCATCGCATCACCGGCAACCGCACCGGCCAGTCCAAAAGCCGTGGCATCGGCTGGGAGTTCGTCCATGTCTCGATCGATGACGCCGCGCGCGTCGCCTTCTCGCAGATCTTGCCGGACGAAAGACAAGAGAGCGCCGTTGCCTTCCTTGAGGCCACGATTGCCTACTACAAAAGCCTCGGCATCACGGTCGAGCGCGTCATGACCGACAACGGCTCCTGCTACAAGTCGAAAGCATTGGCCATGGCTTGCCGCACGCTGGGTCTCAGGCACATTCGCACCAAGCCCTACCGGCCACAGACCAACGGCAAGGCCGAGCGCTTCATCCAGTCGGCCCTGCGCGAATGGGCCTATGCCGTCGCATACCCGACGTCACACCACCGCGCCGCCGAGTTGCCGGTCTGGCTTCATCGATACAATTGGCACAGGCCGCATGGCAGCTTAGACTCAAAGACGCCCATCAGCAGGATCGGCATGACCGACGACAACCTCTTGAGGCTCCACAGCTAG
- a CDS encoding class I SAM-dependent methyltransferase, with amino-acid sequence MSDDIENQQDPENSDVAKPINGDLENRFTEVFLKKLWGAEGSVSGPGSHRGSPMWVKGVDAIDAAVTKFGVRSIADCPCGDFVSASGALELHPTLDYVGYDIVADLIEQNRKNHPDRRFEHFDIVSSVPPAYDLIFCKELLIHLTNDQIFSILANVKKSGSKYFIASNSFGVENTELEHAVDGQARAVDLTKEPYNMKNVCWNNSFFAMWRCEDLPG; translated from the coding sequence ATGTCGGACGACATCGAGAACCAGCAAGACCCGGAGAATTCGGATGTTGCCAAGCCGATCAATGGCGACCTGGAAAACCGATTCACGGAAGTGTTTCTTAAAAAACTTTGGGGCGCGGAAGGCTCTGTGTCAGGCCCCGGTTCACATCGCGGGAGCCCGATGTGGGTAAAAGGTGTCGACGCGATCGACGCGGCCGTTACGAAATTCGGGGTGAGGTCTATCGCCGACTGCCCGTGTGGTGACTTTGTAAGCGCAAGCGGCGCCCTGGAACTGCATCCAACGCTTGATTACGTCGGCTATGACATCGTCGCCGATCTCATCGAGCAGAACCGGAAGAACCATCCGGATCGACGTTTCGAGCATTTCGACATCGTTTCGAGCGTGCCGCCGGCTTACGATCTCATCTTCTGCAAGGAACTCCTGATCCATCTCACGAACGACCAGATTTTCTCGATCCTGGCGAATGTGAAGAAATCCGGCTCTAAGTATTTCATCGCGTCGAACTCGTTCGGGGTTGAAAACACTGAACTCGAGCATGCCGTTGATGGGCAAGCGCGCGCCGTGGACTTGACCAAAGAGCCCTACAATATGAAGAACGTCTGCTGGAACAACTCGTTCTTCGCAATGTGGCGCTGCGAAGATCTGCCAGGTTGA
- a CDS encoding class I SAM-dependent methyltransferase translates to MMATKNLVSNLVNRVFSLLKADQPINCPFRVVSYYTEDNEYALHATKLKSSLDKWNIPNEIVAVENAGLWEHNCARKARFLREAWERSDVPIVWIDADATVEAFPTLFQGIDADFAIHKWDGWQFGSGTIYFGKSLAAFKLLEQWALRCEADPITWDQTHLQSAWCDIAATEDLKTFWLPRSYLQIFDQPEESPAVIKHWQASRTLKEDGRSSPHPQLSITERGMENRKSEKPWRTPEETFWISEGTAHIKPELGFDFPEGFDIASVLRDAVSGHWPLLEIGCGVGRIASLFSPTEYIGVDINPNAVLQARRSLVDHNIRIFDDGYAYPPAPCAMFYTVLLHVSDEALPIVLEEAVKGRKRFIISEVMDSRWRRDGNPPVFNRNPEDYILIMQDLGFQLSHVNKTPYQRYDVEPWNVGRDSRLTTLAFDIARV, encoded by the coding sequence ATGATGGCAACAAAGAACCTCGTTTCAAATCTTGTTAACCGCGTATTCTCCCTCCTAAAAGCTGATCAGCCTATCAATTGTCCATTCCGCGTAGTGTCATACTACACAGAAGACAATGAATATGCGCTTCACGCGACAAAACTGAAATCATCGCTCGATAAATGGAACATCCCCAACGAAATCGTGGCGGTTGAAAACGCTGGCTTATGGGAACACAACTGCGCTCGAAAAGCCCGCTTTCTTAGAGAGGCTTGGGAGCGATCGGATGTGCCAATTGTTTGGATTGACGCCGACGCAACAGTTGAGGCGTTCCCAACCTTGTTCCAAGGCATTGACGCGGACTTCGCTATACATAAGTGGGACGGCTGGCAATTTGGAAGTGGCACTATTTATTTCGGAAAGTCATTAGCTGCGTTTAAGCTGTTGGAGCAATGGGCTTTGCGTTGTGAAGCCGACCCCATCACATGGGATCAGACTCACTTACAGTCGGCCTGGTGCGACATAGCCGCCACCGAGGACTTGAAAACGTTCTGGTTGCCTAGATCGTATTTGCAAATATTCGATCAACCTGAAGAATCGCCAGCGGTTATCAAACACTGGCAGGCATCCAGAACGCTAAAAGAAGATGGGCGTTCAAGCCCTCACCCCCAATTGTCGATCACAGAGCGGGGCATGGAGAACCGCAAGTCGGAAAAGCCTTGGCGAACGCCAGAGGAAACGTTCTGGATCAGCGAAGGCACAGCCCACATCAAGCCAGAATTGGGTTTTGACTTTCCGGAAGGCTTCGACATTGCATCCGTCCTTCGCGATGCGGTAAGTGGGCACTGGCCGCTACTCGAAATCGGATGTGGCGTCGGACGAATTGCTTCGCTGTTTTCTCCGACTGAATACATCGGCGTTGACATTAATCCGAATGCTGTATTGCAAGCTCGACGGTCTCTTGTTGATCACAATATCCGGATTTTTGACGACGGATACGCCTATCCACCTGCACCCTGCGCAATGTTCTATACCGTACTTTTGCACGTTTCGGATGAGGCGCTGCCAATCGTCCTTGAGGAAGCAGTAAAAGGGCGGAAGCGATTTATCATTTCTGAGGTCATGGACAGCCGCTGGCGCAGAGACGGCAACCCACCCGTATTCAACCGAAACCCGGAAGACTATATCCTGATAATGCAGGACCTTGGCTTCCAGCTAAGCCACGTAAACAAGACGCCTTATCAGCGGTACGATGTAGAGCCTTGGAATGTTGGGAGAGACAGCCGCCTAACAACGCTAGCATTCGACATTGCTCGGGTATGA